Part of the Nitrospirota bacterium genome is shown below.
GGCATATCTTCAGAGGGACTATTATGAGAGGAACGCTGAAGCAAAAGGAAGCCGGAGCGGGTCAAAACCCAGATCAGTGAAGATCGGTAGTGGCGATATAGGCATAAAAATGCCGCAGGTAAAATATGCCGGTGGACCGTTTCATTCCCGGATACTGCCGCCGCGAGTGACGCAGATAGATGAGATACAGGAAATCATACCCCTCTTATACATGAATGGGCTGTCGACGAGAAAAGTAAAGGAGTACAATCAAAAAGTGTGTAAATAGATGAGTAGGCGGTGTATCCTTTTAAGGTTGAACTGGAATCAACAAAAGAAAGGAGACACCACCATGAGAAAGGGTATCACCGGGGCAGTACAGCCG
Proteins encoded:
- a CDS encoding transposase; its protein translation is MKKSLSKKARKVIEEGVQEFMEMPPLTELTKIGARMMLQSALEEEVTAYLQRDYYERNAEAKGSRSGSKPRSVKIGSGDIGIKMPQVKYAGGPFHSRILPPRVTQIDEIQEIIPLLYMNGLSTRKVKEYNQKVCK